ACATTACCACAACTTTCTGTTCAGGCTCCtgctctcccgtgtaccgaaccCCGCCTCGCTCCTGACCTGTCTCTTACGCCTGCCGATTCTACCACTGTTGCCTCCGTGGACTGTCTATTGGTATTTTGACGTCAGACTGACTAAAGACGTTTCCCGAACTGCTCCTAAgtctcgtgagtcgtgcatttgggttcagtcCCGTGTTCTGGTCCATgacaggtggcagaaattaagatggtgagattctctctaggagtgagcaggttggataggattacaaattagCCCATCAGAGGGTCAACCAAGGTTAGTTGTTCTGGAGACAAAGTTGGAGAGTGCGGACTTCATTTGTCCAGAGGAGAGATAGTGGGTATACTGGTAGAATattggtgaggatggagctgccaggcaagagagagAGTCTGGACGTAATACTGTGCACCAAGCAGCTGTACATGTACTTTACACGTCAGGAATGACACTTCAACAACATTGAACAATCAGCGTCACAGCCATAAAAAGTCAACATTCAGTGAATTTTGTAACAAAACACTGTCGTCTCATACCATTTGGCAGCTCTGAATatgatttcacacttgatggatgAGCAAGAATTCTGGAAAGCAACATTTTtgtatacaagcaattaaaaattaaatcttcCAAAATATGTACACTTTAATAAAAGTAAAACTCAATCACATGAAGGGTTTTTTGTGGCTCATTGTCCATGAAAACAATATAAATGTGGGGTAAACTCTTTCATTGAATTAAATATCCCAAAATCTAAGTTCAAATACTCATCAAAATGGGTTTCTTGCTGTTTTCACATAATAATGTTAACTAACTGACACTGCTATACATAACAGTAGTTTAAGCATAAACAAATCCAATAAATTCTTGTTTATTGACCCAAGGCGAATAGCATTTTTAGCCAACTCTATAATGCCAATGCTTTTTTTCACACTatcttttggcttttttttttttttttcaggaaaatcaACTCCACTTTCTCCAGGATGACCTGTTCTTAGATCTGGTCAACCTCACCCACCTATTCCTCCATGGCAACCGCATCCGGATCCTTTCTGAAAATGTATTCCGTGGCTTGGTCAATCTGGACCGGCTCCTTCTCCATGACAATCGAATCAGGCAGGTCAACCGTCGTGCTTTCCGTGACCTGGGTCGCCTCTCCATTCTTTATCTGTTCAACAACTCCCTTGCTGAGCTCCCTGGCCAAGCTATGAAAGATACCAAGGGCATTAATTTCCTCCGTCTGAACGGCAATCCTTGGTCCTGTGGTTGTGAGGCCCGTACCTTGTGGGAGTGGTTCCGTGAGGTCCGCATTTCCTCCTCAGAGCTGATATGTTCGTCGCCATCCCAGCATCGTGGGCAAGATCTAAGATTTCTCCGGGAGCTGGACTTCGCCCTCTGTCCCATGCCTGACCCCAGCTTGCTGTCTGGAACCACCACAACCACCTTCAGCACCAAGACCCGCTGGTGGTTCTCCAAGCACAAGCCCGCATCTTCCTCCAAGGTCAATAACCAGAAGACTACAGAGACAATAAAGGCATTCCCTGGAGGAAAGCCACAGTATTTCCCCAAAACCCATTTTGACTTGTTTCCTCCTAAGTATGAACTATCAGATGACGAAGCGGCTCTCCCTAAACTCAACCCAGAAGAGTACTGGGCCGACTATGGTAACGAAGATGCCGCTATCCGTTGCTTTGATCCTGAGTGCTCACTCACAAATCCAGCTTTTGCATCCTCATTCTCATCCTTTGCCACCAGTCCGGCCCTCCtccaccccctttttttctgtttagtcACTTTCTCCCTCCATTTACTTTTTGGCTGAATCTGTCATTCCCTCAACTTTTCTTTGTTGTCTCAATTCTGCTCCTGAaccttttttcaaatcaaaacaaaataaaaaacacaacaggATCCTGATTCCTTTTAGTTACCTCTTCGAGCTGCAAGTTTATGGCAGTACACCGTGTCAAGAAACAACCGAGGTAGCCAAAATCTGTTTTAAACAGCAGATATCAGAGGTGATGTGAAATTAATTATTACTGTTGATTTGGCTGCCACTTACGAGTGTGTACAGTCTTGACAAAAACAGAGACCGTATAATGGAGACCATAAGTGAAAAAAAGGAACTGTTAAGGAACAGTTACACAGTAAGTTGGTGGGGCAATCCAGAGGTTACTACACAAGGATGGAAAGTATGGaattttaattcattatttCCAAGCCaggaaaagaatggaaaatagAAACAATTGTaagtaaaaatcaaacaattataaaaatttaaaaaatcataaattgatcTGTGtttgaggcggcacagtgggtcagctggtaaaagcgttggcctcacagttctgaggacccgggttcgatcctggcttTTGGAATAAGTGATCACCAGGTACGTCCTAATAGTTGGGTTGACATACTGTTGAAGTCTTTTATATGCAGTTATAGGCTGTGTATTTGGGCTGGGCTTTCACAGGGGCTGTAGCCAACTTAATCCACCTCTTAATACCACTGCCATTGTGTCATGATTATAGAAGCAATTAATACTTAATAACAGTAATGCTAA
The sequence above is drawn from the Syngnathoides biaculeatus isolate LvHL_M chromosome 11, ASM1980259v1, whole genome shotgun sequence genome and encodes:
- the rtn4rl2b gene encoding reticulon-4 receptor-like 2b encodes the protein METRRMVRSSRTGHNFKSGLSLWLILWLVVVKPSYVAACPRLCVCYPTPMTVSCQSQNLTIVPANVPYDSQRVFLQNNRITELRADSFGFETQVLWLYGNNITWIEAGAFSNLRVLEELDLGDNPTLRRLESGAFRGLEKLQSLHMHRCKLAMLPHDLFYKLYSLQFLYLQENQLHFLQDDLFLDLVNLTHLFLHGNRIRILSENVFRGLVNLDRLLLHDNRIRQVNRRAFRDLGRLSILYLFNNSLAELPGQAMKDTKGINFLRLNGNPWSCGCEARTLWEWFREVRISSSELICSSPSQHRGQDLRFLRELDFALCPMPDPSLLSGTTTTTFSTKTRWWFSKHKPASSSKVNNQKTTETIKAFPGGKPQYFPKTHFDLFPPKYELSDDEAALPKLNPEEYWADYGNEDAAIRCFDPECSLTNPAFASSFSSFATSPALLHPLFFCLVTFSLHLLFG